One Leptospira kanakyensis DNA segment encodes these proteins:
- a CDS encoding TrkH family potassium uptake protein has protein sequence MPLARFNRFFRTLSFARVVCLGFFAAILVGSLALYISEEGELSYVDSFYLSASSICVTGLSPVRLSGLEHSTHWIMLFLIQLGGLGIISFTVIVGFLITQGISRNARFNAFVGAAIDTQAETESLATNEVNRMLLSIINISFSLEILGAIGLYLHMPEGVESGNSRWFFSLFTAISSFNNAGFSITDDLSALRLDPFSLYIVSGLVIFGGIGFPVIILLEKFLLTVFVRIVYRIEVMAETLMMEKALKTGNVPRLLLLPAQFSAFLENRLGDYNKHLRGETTRIQSKLLVYGSFALLLSGFIGIYFLERSNPHTFHELAFVDKISNAFFMSVCSRTAGFSTMDLGHLNDATIIIITVLMFIGGGPQGTAGGIKITTFVLLLAYLKNVIQPSKPVMLFGEIVSKNSVAVAIRVYFLATIALAFIFIFLGILDQNQHSLHVIFFELISSFSTVGYSLNLTSQLGDIEKIFYAAVMYVGRVGIFTVLIAATGHSGVPKMGTVDDGVKIQVG, from the coding sequence ATGCCGCTAGCGCGTTTCAATCGATTTTTTCGAACACTGTCCTTTGCCCGAGTGGTTTGTTTGGGTTTTTTTGCTGCCATTCTTGTGGGTTCCCTCGCCCTCTATATTTCGGAAGAGGGGGAACTTTCCTATGTGGATAGTTTTTACCTTTCGGCTTCCTCCATTTGTGTCACTGGACTCTCTCCCGTCCGCCTTTCGGGACTCGAACATTCCACCCATTGGATTATGCTTTTTCTCATCCAACTGGGCGGACTCGGGATCATCAGTTTTACGGTGATTGTTGGGTTTCTCATCACACAGGGGATTTCCAGGAACGCTCGTTTCAACGCCTTTGTGGGAGCGGCCATTGATACCCAAGCAGAAACAGAATCTCTTGCCACAAACGAAGTCAATCGGATGTTACTTTCGATTATCAATATATCTTTTTCATTAGAAATACTCGGAGCCATCGGGCTCTATCTACATATGCCAGAAGGAGTGGAAAGCGGAAACAGTCGTTGGTTCTTTTCTCTTTTCACTGCCATCTCTTCTTTTAATAACGCGGGTTTTTCCATCACAGATGATCTAAGTGCACTTCGATTGGATCCTTTTTCCTTATACATTGTATCGGGTCTTGTGATCTTCGGAGGGATTGGATTTCCAGTGATCATCCTTTTAGAAAAATTTCTCCTCACTGTGTTTGTGCGGATTGTTTACCGCATTGAGGTGATGGCTGAAACTTTGATGATGGAAAAAGCATTAAAAACCGGTAATGTTCCGAGGTTATTATTACTCCCGGCACAGTTTTCTGCATTTTTAGAAAACAGGTTGGGTGATTATAACAAACATTTACGTGGGGAAACCACAAGAATCCAATCCAAACTTTTAGTGTATGGTTCGTTTGCTTTATTGTTATCTGGGTTTATTGGGATTTACTTTTTAGAACGGTCGAATCCTCACACCTTTCACGAGTTAGCTTTTGTAGATAAAATATCCAATGCCTTTTTTATGTCAGTATGTTCCCGGACTGCTGGATTTTCGACAATGGATTTGGGTCATTTGAATGATGCCACTATCATCATCATTACCGTATTAATGTTCATCGGTGGTGGTCCTCAAGGTACTGCCGGTGGTATTAAAATAACCACTTTTGTACTGTTACTTGCTTATTTAAAAAATGTGATCCAACCCTCCAAACCAGTGATGTTGTTTGGGGAAATTGTATCCAAAAACTCTGTGGCCGTTGCCATCCGAGTCTACTTTTTAGCTACCATCGCCTTGGCATTTATCTTTATTTTTCTCGGGATTTTGGATCAAAACCAACATTCTCTCCATGTCATTTTTTTCGAACTCATCTCTTCCTTTTCCACAGTTGGTTATAGTTTGAACTTAACATCCCAACTGGGGGACATCGAAAAGATTTTTTACGCTGCAGTGATGTATGTGGGTAGAGTCGGGATTTTTACGGTTCTCATTGCTGCCACG
- the fusA gene encoding elongation factor G, which translates to MTSATETKRDPKLERIRNIGISAHIDSGKTTLTERILFYTNKIHAIHEVRGKDGVGATMDSMDLERERGITIQSAATYATWKDITINIIDTPGHVDFTIEVERSLRVLDSAIMVLCGVAGVQSQSITVDRQMKRYSVPRVAFINKLDRTGANPWRVIEQLREKLHLNAHAVQLPIGLENDLKGIVDLVEMKAYYFEGPNGQDIKITDIPDELKDQANEKRESLLDAVSLFSDELTEEMLEGAPTEARIREAIRRGVLALKFVPVFMGSAFKNKGVQRLLDGVADYLASPYDVENKAKEIGNEENEFNLESDPEKPLVCLAFKLEDGRYGQLTYVRVYQGRLEKGMTIYNSSNNKRHNIGRLVRMHSNDMEDISKAEAGDIVALFGIDCASGDTFTDGKAKVTMESMFVPNPVISLTIECKESKQLPNLAKALNRFTKEDPTFQTEIDKESGQTIIKGMGELHLEVYIERMKREYGVDLVTGAPQVAYRETITKSAEFDYTHKKQTGGQGQFSRVAGFIEPIPQEEGKDYEFVDKIVGGSIPREYIGSCDKGFRSCLERGSLIGFPIIGVRCVINDGAYHDVDSSDMAFQIGARYGFRQGFGKAAPIILEPIMRVEVEGPTEFQGAILASVNQRRGMILNTTEENGYAKIEAEVPLADMFGYSTVLRSSTQGKAEFAMEFSKYAPVPRNVADELMKKYKVNNKDEE; encoded by the coding sequence ATGACCTCTGCGACAGAAACAAAACGCGACCCTAAATTGGAAAGAATCCGTAACATCGGAATTTCCGCACACATTGACTCAGGGAAAACAACCCTTACAGAACGTATCTTATTTTATACGAACAAAATTCACGCCATCCACGAAGTACGTGGTAAAGACGGTGTGGGTGCGACTATGGACAGTATGGATCTTGAAAGAGAAAGAGGGATCACTATCCAGTCAGCTGCAACTTATGCAACTTGGAAAGACATTACGATCAACATCATCGACACTCCGGGTCACGTTGACTTCACGATCGAAGTAGAACGTTCCCTTCGTGTACTTGACTCTGCGATTATGGTTCTTTGTGGGGTTGCGGGTGTTCAGTCTCAGTCCATCACAGTTGACCGTCAGATGAAACGTTATAGTGTTCCGCGTGTTGCTTTTATCAACAAACTTGATAGAACTGGTGCGAACCCATGGAGAGTGATCGAACAACTTCGTGAAAAACTCCACCTCAATGCACATGCTGTACAACTTCCTATCGGACTCGAAAACGATCTGAAAGGGATTGTTGACCTAGTAGAGATGAAAGCGTATTATTTCGAAGGTCCAAACGGACAAGATATCAAAATCACTGATATCCCTGATGAATTAAAAGACCAAGCTAACGAAAAACGTGAATCTCTTCTTGATGCAGTTTCTCTTTTCAGTGATGAACTCACAGAAGAGATGTTAGAAGGTGCACCAACTGAAGCACGAATCAGAGAAGCGATTCGCCGTGGTGTTCTTGCACTTAAATTTGTTCCTGTATTTATGGGTTCTGCCTTTAAAAACAAAGGTGTTCAAAGACTTCTAGATGGAGTTGCTGATTACCTTGCATCTCCTTATGATGTTGAGAACAAAGCAAAAGAAATCGGAAACGAAGAAAACGAATTCAACTTAGAATCAGATCCAGAAAAACCATTAGTTTGTCTCGCATTCAAACTAGAAGATGGTCGTTACGGTCAGTTAACTTACGTTCGTGTTTACCAAGGTAGACTTGAAAAAGGTATGACGATCTACAACTCTTCTAACAACAAACGCCACAACATTGGTCGTCTTGTTCGTATGCACTCAAACGATATGGAAGATATTTCGAAAGCAGAAGCTGGGGATATCGTTGCTCTATTCGGTATTGATTGTGCCTCTGGGGATACATTCACTGATGGAAAAGCAAAAGTGACTATGGAGTCCATGTTTGTTCCAAACCCGGTGATCTCTCTTACAATCGAATGTAAAGAGTCTAAACAACTTCCAAACCTTGCGAAAGCTCTGAACCGTTTCACTAAGGAAGATCCTACCTTCCAAACAGAAATCGATAAAGAGTCTGGCCAAACCATCATCAAAGGAATGGGAGAACTCCACCTAGAAGTTTATATCGAACGTATGAAACGGGAATACGGAGTGGATCTAGTCACAGGAGCACCGCAAGTAGCTTACCGTGAAACGATTACTAAGTCCGCAGAATTTGATTACACTCATAAAAAACAAACGGGTGGTCAAGGTCAGTTCTCTCGTGTGGCTGGTTTTATTGAACCAATCCCACAAGAAGAAGGAAAAGACTACGAATTCGTAGATAAAATCGTGGGTGGTTCCATCCCTCGTGAATACATCGGATCTTGTGACAAAGGTTTCCGTTCTTGTTTAGAAAGAGGATCCCTCATTGGATTCCCTATCATTGGAGTTCGTTGTGTGATCAATGACGGTGCTTACCATGATGTGGATTCATCGGATATGGCTTTCCAAATTGGTGCTCGTTACGGGTTCCGCCAAGGATTTGGAAAAGCAGCTCCAATCATTCTCGAGCCAATCATGAGAGTGGAAGTAGAAGGCCCAACTGAATTCCAAGGAGCAATCCTTGCTTCGGTAAACCAAAGACGTGGTATGATCTTAAACACAACTGAAGAAAATGGTTATGCTAAGATCGAAGCAGAAGTTCCTCTTGCTGACATGTTTGGTTACTCGACTGTGCTTCGTTCCTCTACTCAAGGAAAAGCAGAGTTTGCTATGGAATTTTCCAAGTATGCTCCAGTTCCAAGAAACGTTGCGGACGAGCTTATGAAAAAATACAAGGTGAACAACAAAGACGAAGAATAA
- a CDS encoding LIC_10271 family cell wall hydrolase — protein MRKLRYFLIFLGFFLLSPVSAKQSPKSEIPTSYRVVKGDSWFGIARKFKISAETLAKLNGRTTTENLYERELLRIPKGNEKISVSSPESLIKEKPSYPLERKERVVKKFSELTYDPHKGIQFQRGTSSLVRASLPGKVVHVDYMDGYENFVVLEHQNGLYTVYGNLERIQVTEGQEVKSKDRLGILSKDKGLYFQVNKQKQSLNPERILEGGI, from the coding sequence ATGCGAAAACTTCGATACTTTCTAATTTTTTTAGGGTTCTTTCTTTTATCTCCCGTTTCCGCCAAACAAAGTCCAAAATCGGAAATCCCAACTTCTTACCGAGTGGTCAAAGGGGATTCCTGGTTTGGGATTGCTCGGAAATTCAAAATCTCCGCAGAAACCTTAGCCAAGTTAAATGGCCGCACCACCACAGAAAATCTCTATGAAAGAGAACTACTGCGAATTCCCAAAGGGAATGAAAAGATCTCTGTTTCCTCCCCCGAATCACTCATCAAAGAAAAACCTTCTTACCCTTTGGAGAGGAAAGAAAGAGTCGTAAAAAAGTTTTCAGAACTCACTTACGATCCTCATAAAGGGATTCAGTTCCAAAGGGGAACCTCTTCCCTTGTACGGGCAAGCCTTCCTGGGAAAGTAGTCCATGTAGATTATATGGATGGGTATGAAAACTTTGTTGTTCTAGAACACCAAAACGGTCTCTATACGGTGTACGGAAACTTGGAACGAATCCAGGTCACAGAAGGCCAAGAAGTAAAGTCCAAAGACCGACTCGGAATTTTATCCAAAGACAAAGGCCTCTACTTCCAAGTGAATAAACAAAAACAGAGTTTAAATCCCGAACGAATTTTGGAGGGAGGAATTTAA
- a CDS encoding amidohydrolase family protein, protein MVNSILFQSASVYRNGKLETNDLFVEGEKISKIDTNLSPNNGSITISLKGKKLYPGFINSHDHLLASYLPKVGGNEKHKSWLSYDNLYKSSGVFAERQQVDPEILYYLGAYKNLFAGVTTVFDHIPHHVQNPFRGILPVKLISDYTLAHSIGNYSLGWGEGPALEYRMAEHAGLPFVTHLAEGLDDDSKQSLRLLEKMDALGGHSVLVHCLPFGQKDVEKILEKGASVVWCPTSNLHVFGKTTNIKLFLDMGVNVCLGTDYSPSGSVNLLEELKTAKSIYFGLYGEELPESTLLKMITENPRKAFRLGNPDALMPGLSADLLIINDDKNKSEINVSELSWKMIDLVVIDGYPIYGAEEYRSLFLHFGLETEELSIDGKIKLVAGSPKKLLKQVSDSVGYKKSLAFLPNF, encoded by the coding sequence ATGGTTAACTCTATCCTTTTCCAATCAGCTTCTGTTTATAGGAATGGAAAATTAGAAACGAATGACCTCTTTGTTGAAGGTGAAAAAATTTCTAAAATCGATACAAATTTATCACCAAACAATGGTTCTATAACAATTTCATTAAAAGGGAAAAAACTTTATCCCGGTTTTATCAACTCCCATGACCACCTACTGGCAAGTTACCTCCCGAAAGTGGGAGGGAATGAAAAACACAAATCCTGGTTGTCCTATGACAATTTATATAAAAGTTCTGGGGTATTTGCTGAACGCCAACAAGTGGATCCTGAAATTTTATATTATCTAGGGGCCTATAAAAACCTTTTTGCTGGTGTCACAACTGTTTTTGATCACATCCCTCACCATGTACAAAATCCATTTCGAGGAATCCTTCCCGTCAAACTCATTTCCGATTATACTTTAGCACATTCCATTGGAAATTATAGTTTGGGTTGGGGAGAGGGTCCGGCACTCGAATATAGAATGGCAGAACATGCAGGTCTTCCTTTTGTCACACACTTAGCGGAAGGTTTAGATGATGATTCCAAACAATCTCTTCGTTTGTTAGAAAAAATGGATGCACTTGGCGGACACTCTGTCCTCGTACACTGTTTGCCATTTGGACAAAAGGACGTTGAAAAAATCCTAGAAAAAGGTGCATCCGTAGTTTGGTGCCCTACTTCCAATCTTCATGTCTTTGGAAAAACTACTAATATTAAACTCTTTTTAGATATGGGAGTTAACGTATGTTTGGGGACAGATTATTCTCCTAGTGGATCTGTAAATCTTTTAGAAGAGCTAAAAACAGCTAAGTCCATTTACTTCGGATTGTATGGCGAAGAATTACCAGAATCTACTCTACTCAAAATGATTACTGAAAATCCAAGGAAGGCATTCCGATTAGGAAATCCAGATGCTTTGATGCCAGGTCTTTCTGCAGATTTACTTATAATCAACGATGATAAAAATAAATCAGAAATCAATGTTTCAGAACTTTCCTGGAAAATGATCGATCTAGTTGTGATTGATGGATATCCGATTTATGGCGCAGAAGAATACCGCTCACTCTTCTTACATTTTGGTTTAGAAACGGAAGAATTATCGATAGATGGTAAAATCAAATTGGTTGCTGGTTCACCAAAAAAACTCTTGAAACAAGTTTCTGACAGCGTCGGTTATAAAAAGAGTTTGGCTTTTTTACCTAATTTTTGA
- a CDS encoding tetratricopeptide repeat protein, with the protein MSGPIVRNYKGGSIVYFEKDKAEDIFVLQKGRVVLTYTNINGVELKEDVKLGEFFGVKSAIGRYPREETAQVIGAATVLVFKVPEFEKFVSDKTHLIIKMLKVFSSQLRQVHRQVREILGQGEAKNPAFELMNVAEVYYKNGNFEHAAYAFEKYLQHYPDGMYTDRARQLVDLARKKTPFPLTIQELVYKPEPGAQAGKLQEMLKTMAVPAQNSGSSIDPNSILSQYDKASTLMNAGKYAESIDLFKTVSERTDSVTQEEEQFVENSLFYMGKSSFKAKDYPGAIAHFSNFIKKYPKGLLLKENLYHLALATEASGEKEKAKQLFQKVTQMPPLDDSISEDAKSKLKGGK; encoded by the coding sequence TTGTCAGGTCCCATAGTACGTAATTACAAAGGAGGTTCCATCGTCTACTTCGAGAAAGACAAGGCGGAGGATATCTTTGTACTACAAAAAGGTCGTGTTGTACTAACTTACACGAATATCAACGGTGTGGAACTGAAAGAGGACGTAAAACTCGGTGAGTTTTTCGGAGTTAAGAGTGCCATCGGTCGTTACCCCAGGGAAGAGACTGCTCAAGTCATAGGAGCCGCTACAGTTCTGGTCTTCAAAGTCCCAGAATTCGAAAAATTTGTCTCAGACAAAACCCATCTCATCATCAAAATGCTAAAGGTGTTCTCAAGCCAACTCCGGCAAGTCCACCGCCAGGTTAGGGAAATCCTCGGACAAGGGGAAGCGAAGAACCCAGCCTTCGAACTTATGAATGTGGCCGAAGTTTATTATAAAAATGGAAACTTTGAACATGCTGCCTACGCTTTCGAAAAGTATTTACAACATTACCCGGACGGAATGTACACTGACCGAGCCCGGCAACTTGTTGACCTAGCTCGTAAAAAAACACCATTCCCTCTCACCATACAAGAATTAGTTTATAAACCGGAACCAGGAGCCCAAGCTGGGAAACTCCAAGAAATGCTAAAAACAATGGCTGTTCCGGCACAAAACTCTGGTTCGAGTATTGATCCCAATTCTATCCTTTCCCAATATGACAAAGCATCCACACTGATGAATGCAGGGAAATATGCAGAGTCCATTGACTTATTCAAAACCGTTTCGGAAAGAACAGATTCTGTTACCCAAGAAGAAGAACAGTTTGTGGAAAATTCATTATTCTATATGGGTAAGTCCAGTTTCAAAGCTAAGGACTATCCTGGAGCCATCGCTCATTTTTCTAATTTTATTAAAAAATACCCCAAAGGTTTATTACTCAAAGAAAACCTTTACCACCTAGCACTTGCTACAGAAGCTTCGGGGGAAAAAGAAAAAGCCAAACAGTTATTCCAAAAGGTAACACAAATGCCACCTTTGGATGATAGTATCTCGGAAGATGCTAAATCCAAACTCAAAGGAGGCAAATAG
- a CDS encoding Crp/Fnr family transcriptional regulator, translating into MLEAMFGKFGKVFQPNEVLFCEYEPGNDFYLIKEGKVKITKTIGTSIKTLDVLEAGDILGEMAILEEQPRSATAIAVTEVKALNFNRANFEMLMTKNPALAMKLLHIFSFRIYDQKRRLMILLMDDIIGKVCDVFVMLYEKQYNNDVYNEIILSATVDDIANWCAQPVGEVQKVLMQYVKTGKLDLYPDKIVIHNISDFQRIVNQKRKPT; encoded by the coding sequence ATGTTAGAAGCCATGTTTGGAAAATTTGGAAAAGTATTCCAACCAAACGAAGTATTGTTTTGTGAATACGAACCCGGAAATGACTTTTATTTAATCAAAGAAGGAAAAGTCAAAATTACTAAAACCATTGGAACCAGTATCAAAACCTTGGATGTTTTGGAAGCTGGGGATATTTTGGGAGAGATGGCCATTTTAGAGGAACAACCTCGTTCTGCCACCGCCATTGCTGTCACGGAAGTGAAAGCCCTGAACTTCAACCGTGCAAACTTTGAAATGTTAATGACAAAGAACCCAGCACTTGCCATGAAACTCCTTCATATTTTTTCCTTTCGGATTTATGACCAAAAACGCCGCCTTATGATTCTTCTTATGGATGATATCATTGGAAAAGTATGCGACGTCTTTGTGATGTTATACGAAAAGCAGTATAACAATGATGTATACAACGAAATTATCCTTTCAGCCACCGTGGATGACATTGCCAATTGGTGTGCCCAACCTGTAGGGGAAGTCCAAAAGGTCCTCATGCAGTATGTAAAAACAGGCAAACTAGATCTCTATCCAGATAAAATTGTTATTCACAATATCTCCGATTTTCAAAGGATAGTGAATCAGAAACGTAAACCTACGTAA
- the prmC gene encoding peptide chain release factor N(5)-glutamine methyltransferase: MAEQPGTLLYYLKRSTEFLEKKEIPNPRVDAEWILSDLLNLPRIKLYSQFEMPLGQKEIDIYRERIVERSKRKPVAYITGKKGFHKFEYFVTEDVLIPRPETEELVDYLWKRKEELSLVESKELQIWDLCSGSGCIGLSLTQLLPSSVVTLSDISEKAIAVSRRNAEKYNLNERTKFYVSDLDTLIPKDLQFDLVVSNPPYIPESEKPEIMPDVLDYEPHMALFVSDFEYFHKQLLSAVFKRLIPGGKLMMETHPLYMNEVEEIAKKLGYVSIKRILDSSKKERFLFAETPSAS; encoded by the coding sequence ATGGCGGAACAACCAGGAACTCTTCTTTATTATCTAAAACGATCCACAGAATTTCTGGAGAAAAAGGAAATTCCAAACCCTCGTGTGGATGCCGAATGGATCCTTTCTGATCTTTTAAATCTCCCCCGCATCAAACTCTATTCTCAATTTGAAATGCCGCTGGGACAAAAAGAAATCGACATTTACCGCGAACGAATTGTAGAACGAAGCAAAAGAAAACCTGTCGCTTATATCACTGGTAAAAAGGGATTTCATAAATTTGAATATTTTGTAACGGAAGATGTCCTCATTCCAAGGCCTGAAACCGAAGAATTAGTGGACTATCTTTGGAAAAGAAAAGAAGAACTATCCCTTGTCGAATCAAAAGAACTTCAAATTTGGGATCTTTGTTCTGGGAGTGGATGTATTGGTCTTAGTCTCACACAACTTCTACCATCGAGTGTTGTGACTCTCTCGGACATTTCTGAAAAAGCAATTGCCGTGAGTCGTCGTAATGCGGAAAAATACAACTTAAACGAGAGAACCAAATTTTACGTTTCTGATTTGGACACATTAATCCCTAAAGATTTACAATTTGATTTGGTTGTTTCGAATCCACCTTATATCCCCGAATCAGAAAAACCTGAGATTATGCCAGATGTACTCGACTATGAACCACATATGGCACTTTTTGTTTCTGATTTTGAATATTTCCACAAACAATTGTTATCCGCAGTATTTAAAAGATTAATTCCAGGTGGAAAACTAATGATGGAAACCCATCCTTTGTATATGAATGAAGTGGAAGAGATCGCAAAAAAATTAGGGTATGTTTCTATAAAAAGAATCTTAGACAGTTCGAAGAAAGAACGTTTTCTCTTTGCCGAAACGCCGTCTGCATCCTAG
- a CDS encoding MarR family winged helix-turn-helix transcriptional regulator produces the protein MSETLLLMRRFLADEFEKKRMGMRFEEWMSLLPLSESESLNQKELSERLVKDKTTISRLVDGWVKKTWVKREISETDKRQYNLRFTKKGKEVWEKGLPIIASADLVFRKDLTETDEKELYLLLFKIQSSVRLVGKGR, from the coding sequence ATGAGTGAAACTTTGCTGCTAATGAGGAGGTTTCTTGCGGACGAATTCGAAAAAAAAAGAATGGGGATGCGGTTTGAAGAATGGATGTCACTTCTTCCTTTGTCAGAATCGGAAAGTTTAAACCAAAAGGAATTGAGTGAACGTTTGGTAAAAGACAAAACCACTATTTCTAGACTCGTGGATGGTTGGGTCAAAAAAACTTGGGTGAAACGCGAAATCTCAGAAACTGACAAACGCCAATACAATTTACGATTTACCAAAAAGGGAAAAGAAGTTTGGGAGAAGGGACTTCCCATCATCGCATCGGCAGATCTTGTTTTTCGAAAGGATCTAACAGAAACAGACGAAAAAGAACTTTATTTATTACTTTTTAAAATCCAATCTTCAGTCCGACTTGTTGGCAAAGGGAGATAA
- a CDS encoding alpha/beta fold hydrolase: protein MEWKYQTIEREGFNLQVAKNNTDGPSLFWIGSALYYPRVIPEEISEKYQITVVDQRGFAKRIGKKVESKEDYFLEKLLDDFVFLQTELKVPTCPIVGHSGHGYMALSYAAKYPEKAKSLVMISTGPSHGTPMLEAEVYFQKYASGLRKEAHLKNLSEFQKNIERTPEDFFIHYCVSLEAKGFYKIPFPSRTFWEGIHTNKLAFDYLFGEVFRDIAVSDFFKKLSIPTWICMGKEDYQVAPYYTWDPILKEFPEIKMTVMEESSHLPFFERPEEFLNQLEICLD from the coding sequence ATGGAATGGAAATACCAAACAATTGAAAGAGAGGGATTTAACCTCCAAGTGGCAAAAAATAACACTGACGGCCCATCCCTATTTTGGATTGGGAGTGCTTTGTATTATCCAAGAGTGATCCCGGAAGAAATCTCTGAAAAATACCAAATCACAGTGGTGGACCAAAGAGGTTTTGCCAAACGAATAGGCAAAAAAGTTGAATCAAAAGAAGATTATTTTTTGGAAAAACTATTAGATGATTTTGTTTTTCTCCAAACGGAATTGAAAGTACCAACCTGTCCTATCGTGGGCCATTCGGGACATGGGTATATGGCACTAAGTTATGCCGCCAAATATCCAGAAAAAGCCAAGAGCCTTGTGATGATCTCCACAGGCCCAAGCCATGGAACTCCCATGTTAGAAGCAGAAGTTTATTTTCAAAAATATGCATCTGGTCTTCGCAAAGAAGCACATTTGAAAAATTTATCTGAGTTTCAAAAAAATATAGAGAGAACCCCTGAGGATTTTTTTATCCATTACTGCGTGAGTTTGGAAGCCAAAGGGTTTTACAAAATTCCCTTTCCCTCTAGAACGTTTTGGGAAGGAATCCATACAAACAAACTCGCCTTTGATTACTTGTTTGGTGAAGTGTTTCGTGATATAGCTGTTTCCGATTTTTTTAAAAAACTATCTATTCCCACTTGGATTTGTATGGGGAAGGAAGACTATCAGGTGGCACCATACTACACTTGGGATCCCATCTTAAAAGAGTTTCCAGAAATCAAAATGACTGTGATGGAAGAATCGAGCCATTTGCCTTTTTTCGAAAGGCCAGAGGAATTTTTAAATCAGCTGGAAATTTGTTTGGACTAA
- a CDS encoding malate dehydrogenase — translation MSKKVKVAVTGAAGQIGYALLFRIASGQMFGPDTAVELQLLELEQALPAAKGVIMELDDCAFPLLEKVSVSSNIDEAFRDINWALLVGSVPRKAGMERGDLLKINGGIFTTQGKAIEKNAASDVRVLVVGNPCNTNALIAMNNAKGVPSDRWFAMTGLDENRAKTQLAQKAGVLVKDVSNVAIWGNHSATQYPDFYNAKIKGKVATEVISDHEWLKGDFISTVQKRGAAIIAARGASSAASAANAVVDTVHNIVTPTKAGDWFSAACHSNGEYGVDKGLIFGYPLKSDGKKVEIVTGLEINAFGKEKFDITHNELKEERNEVKDMLG, via the coding sequence ATGAGCAAAAAAGTAAAAGTTGCTGTTACAGGTGCTGCCGGACAAATCGGATACGCACTTCTATTTCGTATCGCTTCAGGACAAATGTTTGGACCTGACACTGCAGTGGAACTCCAATTATTGGAATTGGAACAAGCCCTTCCTGCTGCCAAAGGTGTTATCATGGAATTGGATGACTGTGCTTTCCCGTTACTCGAAAAAGTATCTGTATCTTCTAACATCGATGAAGCGTTCCGTGACATCAACTGGGCACTCCTTGTTGGTTCTGTTCCAAGAAAAGCAGGAATGGAAAGGGGAGACCTTCTTAAAATCAACGGTGGAATTTTTACAACTCAAGGAAAAGCAATCGAAAAGAATGCTGCAAGTGATGTAAGAGTTCTCGTGGTTGGTAACCCATGTAATACAAATGCACTGATTGCTATGAACAATGCAAAAGGTGTTCCGTCTGACAGATGGTTTGCGATGACAGGTCTGGATGAAAACCGTGCAAAAACACAACTTGCTCAAAAAGCAGGAGTTCTTGTAAAAGATGTATCAAACGTAGCCATTTGGGGAAACCACTCCGCAACGCAATACCCAGACTTTTACAATGCAAAAATCAAAGGAAAAGTAGCAACAGAAGTGATTTCTGACCACGAATGGTTGAAAGGTGATTTTATCTCTACGGTTCAAAAACGTGGAGCAGCCATCATCGCAGCGCGCGGAGCTTCTTCTGCAGCATCTGCAGCAAACGCAGTAGTTGATACAGTGCATAACATTGTCACTCCTACAAAAGCTGGTGACTGGTTCAGTGCTGCATGTCACTCCAATGGTGAGTATGGTGTGGACAAAGGTCTTATCTTTGGATACCCACTCAAATCAGATGGAAAAAAAGTAGAGATCGTTACTGGTCTTGAAATCAATGCTTTCGGAAAGGAAAAATTTGACATCACTCACAACGAGTTAAAAGAAGAAAGAAACGAAGTCAAAGATATGTTAGGTTAA